ATGATGCCCTGGACGGTTTTTTGAAGCAGAAATCCTTCCGCTTTGGCAATTTCATCCAGTTTGGAAAGAATCTCCATGGATTTTTGCTGATACCGTTCAATAATCTCCTGCCGCTGTTTTTCGAAGCTTTCATCGGCGAAGGCTCTGGCTATCTCAGAACGGATATCTTCGATTAGTTTTTCCATATCTTTTGCAAATTCAGAGCCTTTTCCCGCCGGCAGGCTTATGGCAATGGGTTTTTCCGGTTTTGCAAAGTTGTATACATAGACTATATCATTTGGGACAGGTTTTGATTCGGCAGCTTTTGTGACTGCTGCCCTTGCATAGCTTGTCTTGCCGGTGCCGGTAAGACCTGTCATAAAAATGTTGTAGCCTTTAAGGTCTATCTTGAGGCCAAACTCCATAGAACGCACAGCCCGCTCCTGACCTATTATATCTGTTGGAGGAACCAGCTCTTTTGTGGTTTGAAAAGTAAAAATAGACTTATCGCATTTTTCTCTTAGCTGATCATGTTTAAGTTTTGTCAGCATATACGCACCTTCTCATGATTTTTTTATTTGCCTGAAAAAGTTAACCACATTTTGTCTTGCCTTGCGGTATGCCGGGATCACGCTTACCCAAAGATAATAAAAAAACGGCGAAAACGGCATATCAAACTCACCTATAAATTCGACAAACTCACCGCCAAATCCTTTTTTAAATCTGTAAAGTCCGTAAAGTGGATTGTCAGGAGAGGTGTCGCCGGAAACCCCACGAAAATCATACATGGTGCAGTTATTCTCTTTCGCCCATTGAATCATAGCCCACTGAAGGGCATAGTTCGGCATTACATTGCGATCTTCGTTAGAAGATGCTCCGTATATATACCAGGCCTTGTCGCCGAATATGAAAGCTAAAGTGCCGGCTATATACTTCCCTTCGTATTCTGCCATAAAAAGTCTTGCCATACCGCTTTCTACGAGGACATCCCAAAGAGTTTCAAAGTATTCAAAACTTCTTACTAAAAACTTGTCTCTTATGCAGGTTTCCTGCAGTATTTCATAAAACGGCTTTAAATCCTCTTTTGTGCCAACCTTGACTTTAACTCCCCTTCGCTCTGCAAGGCGGATATTGTAGCGGGTCTTACTGTGAAAATTAGCTGCCACATCCTCCAGTGGCTTGCTGATGTCCAGGCGAAACACAAACTTCGGCTGGACGCCTTCAAAGTCCTTGCCGGAATCCACCGGTTTAAATCCCAGGGACTTTAGATTGCGGACAACTTCATTGTTGGGTGCCTTTATATCCGGATCTATTTTCATAAGTATGGCGCCGTGCTGCTTGGCAAGAGACTTCACATAAGTAAACAAAAATCGCAATACGGCTTTGTCGGTGTAGTCTGCCACAGGTCCTCTGGGAGCGTAGAAGATGCATTTGTTAAAACCCGGGATAGGCAATTTTCTTTTTAATATGGAAATCCCGGCTTTCGGCTTGCCTTCATCCATTACCAGGAGCCTTATGGGCTGCCAGCCGGT
This portion of the Tepidanaerobacter syntrophicus genome encodes:
- a CDS encoding lipid II:glycine glycyltransferase FemX, producing MEIKIIDETEKDIFNNFMAYGPKGHVLQSYEWGEVKRSTGWQPIRLLVMDEGKPKAGISILKRKLPIPGFNKCIFYAPRGPVADYTDKAVLRFLFTYVKSLAKQHGAILMKIDPDIKAPNNEVVRNLKSLGFKPVDSGKDFEGVQPKFVFRLDISKPLEDVAANFHSKTRYNIRLAERRGVKVKVGTKEDLKPFYEILQETCIRDKFLVRSFEYFETLWDVLVESGMARLFMAEYEGKYIAGTLAFIFGDKAWYIYGASSNEDRNVMPNYALQWAMIQWAKENNCTMYDFRGVSGDTSPDNPLYGLYRFKKGFGGEFVEFIGEFDMPFSPFFYYLWVSVIPAYRKARQNVVNFFRQIKKS